From one Mycolicibacterium sp. HK-90 genomic stretch:
- the rplS gene encoding 50S ribosomal protein L19 has translation MNTLDFVDQASLRDDIPTFSPGDTVNVHVKVIEGSKERIQVFKGVVIRRQGGGIRETFTVRKESYGVGVERTFPVHSPNIDHLDVVTRGDVRRAKLYYLRELRGKKAKIKEKR, from the coding sequence ATGAACACGCTGGACTTCGTCGATCAGGCGTCGCTGCGCGACGACATCCCGACCTTCAGCCCCGGCGACACCGTCAACGTGCACGTGAAGGTGATCGAGGGCTCCAAGGAGCGCATCCAGGTCTTCAAGGGCGTCGTGATCCGTCGCCAGGGTGGCGGCATCCGCGAGACCTTCACCGTGCGGAAGGAGAGCTACGGCGTCGGCGTCGAGCGGACCTTCCCGGTGCATTCGCCCAACATCGATCACCTCGATGTCGTGACCCGCGGTGACGTGCGTCGCGCCAAGCTCTACTACCTGCGCGAACTGCGTGGCAAGAAGGCGAAGATCAAGGAAAAGCGCTGA
- the lepB gene encoding signal peptidase I — translation MTGPTDSADARSDDSLESDSDSDTAQPASGEAPDESPERKHSTAREIAILASIALVLYYVTLTFIARPYLIPSESMEPTLHGCAGCVGDRIMVDKLTYRFSEPEPGDVVVFKGPPSWNIGYKSIRSDNTAIRWVQNALSFVGFVPPDENDLVKRVIAVGGQTVQCRADTGLTVDGKSLNEPYLDPATMMADPAVYPCLGPEFGPVTVPNDRLWVMGDNRTHSADSRVHCDSPLTHAGENPVRERVLCTGDPMAGTVPVENVIGKARFIAWPPSRWGGINGVNPQTDS, via the coding sequence GTGACCGGGCCTACCGACTCTGCCGACGCACGCTCGGACGACAGCCTCGAATCCGACTCCGATTCCGACACCGCCCAGCCCGCTTCCGGGGAGGCGCCGGACGAGTCACCCGAGCGCAAGCACTCCACGGCGCGTGAGATCGCCATCCTGGCCTCGATCGCGCTGGTGCTCTACTACGTGACGCTGACGTTCATCGCGCGGCCGTACCTGATCCCGTCCGAATCCATGGAGCCGACGCTGCACGGCTGCGCCGGGTGCGTGGGTGACCGGATCATGGTCGACAAGCTCACGTACCGGTTCTCCGAGCCGGAGCCGGGCGACGTGGTGGTGTTCAAGGGCCCGCCGTCGTGGAACATCGGCTACAAGTCGATCCGTTCGGACAACACCGCCATCCGGTGGGTGCAGAACGCCCTGTCTTTCGTGGGCTTCGTGCCGCCGGACGAGAACGACCTGGTCAAACGGGTGATCGCGGTGGGCGGCCAGACCGTGCAATGCCGCGCCGATACCGGGCTGACGGTCGACGGGAAAAGCCTCAACGAGCCCTACCTGGATCCGGCGACGATGATGGCCGACCCGGCCGTCTATCCGTGTCTGGGTCCTGAGTTCGGGCCCGTCACGGTCCCGAACGACCGGCTGTGGGTGATGGGCGACAACCGGACGCACTCGGCTGACTCACGCGTGCACTGCGACAGTCCGCTCACCCACGCGGGGGAAAACCCGGTGCGGGAACGGGTGTTGTGTACCGGAGATCCGATGGCCGGCACGGTTCCGGTGGAGAATGTAATCGGAAAGGCACGGTTCATCGCGTGGCCACCGTCCCGGTGGGGCGGTATCAACGGGGTGAACCCGCAGACCGACTCCTAG
- a CDS encoding ribonuclease HII → MKTSWPPRTVIRRSSGLRTLESALYRNGLGPVAGVDEVGRGACAGPLVVAACVLGPNRMDSLAALDDSKKLVERERERLFPLIRRYALAYHVVFIPSDEVDRLGVHVANIEGMRRAVAGLSVRPGYVLSDGFRVPGLAVPSLPVIGGDAAAACIAAASVLAKVSRDRLMVDLEKNHPGYGFAEHKGYSTPAHSAALAELGPCVQHRYSYVNVRLAADITDWRRGAQITDVRRAAEMADVRRAAEMADVRRDSAPMRHAETAYAKMGDKASAQPEGQHTR, encoded by the coding sequence GTGAAGACGTCGTGGCCGCCTCGCACGGTGATCCGGAGGTCGTCGGGCCTGCGCACGCTCGAATCTGCGCTGTATCGCAACGGCCTGGGCCCGGTCGCCGGCGTCGACGAGGTGGGGCGCGGCGCGTGTGCCGGACCGCTGGTGGTGGCGGCCTGTGTGCTCGGGCCCAACCGGATGGACAGCCTGGCCGCGCTGGACGATTCGAAGAAGCTGGTCGAGCGGGAACGTGAGCGGCTGTTTCCCCTGATCCGTCGTTATGCCCTGGCGTATCACGTCGTGTTCATCCCGTCCGATGAGGTGGACCGGCTCGGTGTTCACGTGGCCAACATCGAGGGCATGCGGCGTGCGGTGGCGGGATTGTCGGTGCGGCCCGGATATGTGTTGTCCGATGGATTTCGGGTTCCGGGCCTGGCGGTGCCGTCCCTGCCGGTGATCGGGGGAGACGCCGCGGCCGCCTGCATCGCGGCGGCCAGCGTGTTGGCCAAGGTCAGCCGGGACCGGCTGATGGTCGACTTGGAGAAGAATCATCCCGGGTACGGATTCGCCGAGCACAAGGGTTACAGCACTCCCGCGCATTCGGCGGCATTGGCGGAGTTGGGGCCGTGTGTGCAGCACCGGTACTCGTATGTGAACGTGCGGCTGGCCGCGGACATCACAGACTGGCGGCGGGGCGCGCAGATAACCGACGTGCGGCGGGCCGCAGAGATGGCAGACGTGCGGCGGGCCGCAGAGATGGCAGACGTGCGGCGGGATTCGGCACCAATGCGGCATGCTGAAACGGCGTACGCAAAGATGGGCGACAAGGCATCAGCACAACCAGAAGGACAGCACACCAGATGA
- a CDS encoding DUF2469 domain-containing protein, with product MSAEDLEKYETEMELSLYREYKDIVGQFSYVVETERRFYLANSVELIPRNSEGEVYFELRLADAWVWDMYRPARFVKQVRVITFKDVNIEEVEKPELRLPE from the coding sequence ATGAGCGCCGAGGATCTCGAGAAGTACGAAACCGAGATGGAGCTCTCGCTGTACCGCGAATACAAGGACATCGTCGGGCAGTTCAGCTACGTCGTCGAGACCGAGCGCCGGTTCTACCTCGCCAACAGTGTGGAGCTGATTCCGCGCAACTCCGAGGGCGAGGTCTACTTCGAGCTGAGGCTCGCCGACGCCTGGGTGTGGGACATGTACCGCCCGGCGCGGTTCGTCAAGCAGGTGCGGGTGATCACCTTCAAAGATGTGAACATCGAAGAGGTGGAAAAGCCCGAGCTGCGGTTGCCGGAGTAG
- a CDS encoding amidohydrolase, with protein MLAHLPEVRAWQEPLYRDLHQHPELSHQERRTAGVVVERLRKSGLAVHEGVGGTGVVGVLGNGDGPRVLFRADMDALPVTEATGLPYASTAPGVMHACGHDVHVTCLLGAADLFARATDQWRGTMIAVFQPAEEVGDGARGMADDGLADLVGPVDVAFAQHVFPATAGQLRTRSGPVLSAADSMRITVYGRGGHGSMPQATVDPVVLASMIVIRLQTIVSREVDPVQTVVLTVGSIQAGAKSNVIGDHAVLELNLRTFDESVRTAMLAAIRRVVIAECQASDSPREPEFELYESFPLTVNDGAVTARVEAAFGEYFGDRAQTMPAASASEDFGDIPAALNAPYTYWGFGGIDEQSFRAAVAADRVGADIPVNHSPRFAPVIQPTLDTGTQALVVAGLSWL; from the coding sequence GTGCTGGCGCACCTGCCCGAGGTGCGCGCCTGGCAGGAGCCGCTGTATCGAGACTTGCACCAGCACCCCGAGCTGTCCCATCAGGAGCGACGTACTGCCGGTGTCGTGGTCGAGCGCCTGCGGAAGTCCGGTCTGGCGGTCCATGAAGGTGTCGGTGGCACCGGTGTCGTGGGGGTGCTGGGCAACGGCGACGGGCCGCGGGTGTTGTTTCGCGCGGACATGGACGCGCTGCCGGTGACGGAGGCAACGGGTCTGCCGTATGCGAGCACCGCGCCCGGCGTGATGCATGCCTGCGGCCATGACGTGCATGTGACGTGCCTGCTGGGTGCGGCCGACCTGTTCGCCCGGGCGACGGATCAGTGGCGCGGCACCATGATCGCGGTTTTCCAGCCCGCCGAAGAAGTCGGCGATGGTGCGCGCGGCATGGCCGATGACGGGCTGGCCGATCTGGTGGGCCCCGTCGATGTGGCGTTCGCCCAGCACGTTTTTCCGGCAACGGCCGGGCAGCTTCGTACCCGCAGCGGTCCGGTGTTGTCTGCGGCCGACAGCATGAGGATCACGGTCTACGGTCGTGGTGGGCACGGTTCGATGCCGCAGGCCACAGTGGACCCGGTGGTGCTGGCGTCGATGATCGTCATTCGCTTGCAGACGATCGTCTCGCGCGAAGTGGATCCGGTCCAGACGGTCGTTCTGACCGTCGGCAGCATTCAGGCGGGGGCCAAGAGCAACGTCATCGGCGACCACGCGGTATTGGAACTCAACCTGCGCACCTTCGACGAATCGGTGCGTACCGCGATGCTCGCCGCGATCCGGCGCGTGGTCATCGCCGAGTGCCAGGCCTCCGACTCGCCGCGCGAGCCGGAATTCGAGTTGTACGAGAGCTTTCCGCTGACCGTCAACGACGGTGCGGTGACGGCTCGTGTCGAGGCCGCGTTCGGCGAGTACTTCGGCGACCGGGCGCAGACCATGCCGGCCGCGTCGGCCAGTGAGGACTTCGGTGACATCCCCGCTGCGCTGAATGCGCCGTACACCTATTGGGGCTTCGGTGGCATCGACGAGCAGAGCTTCCGCGCCGCGGTGGCCGCCGATCGCGTCGGCGCGGACATTCCGGTGAACCATTCGCCGCGGTTCGCGCCGGTGATCCAGCCGACGTTGGACACCGGTACGCAGGCGCTGGTGGTGGCCGGGCTCAGTTGGCTTTAG
- a CDS encoding dienelactone hydrolase family protein codes for MTTITVDTPAGPIGALLNLPDGDGPWPGVVIIHDAIGYGPDNEAISERVAAAGYVALTPNLYSRGGRARCITRVFRELLTQRGRALDDILAARDHLRAHPQCTGSIGIAGFCMGGQFALIMGPKGFGASAPFYGTPLPKRLDQVLDASCPVVASFGRRDPAGIGAPAKLQRIVADKNIPADIKVYPDAGHSFANQLPGQAFLRITGFGYNEAATADAWSRVFAFFGEHLAAKAN; via the coding sequence GTGACGACGATCACCGTGGACACCCCGGCCGGTCCGATCGGCGCTTTGCTCAACCTCCCCGATGGCGACGGGCCGTGGCCCGGGGTGGTGATCATCCACGACGCGATCGGATACGGGCCCGACAACGAGGCGATCTCCGAACGGGTCGCGGCAGCCGGATACGTCGCACTCACCCCCAACCTGTACTCCCGCGGCGGCCGGGCGCGATGCATCACCAGGGTGTTCCGGGAACTGCTCACGCAGCGCGGCCGCGCCCTCGACGACATTCTGGCCGCCCGCGACCACCTGCGTGCACACCCACAGTGCACCGGAAGCATCGGCATCGCCGGGTTCTGCATGGGCGGGCAGTTCGCGCTCATCATGGGCCCCAAGGGTTTCGGCGCCTCCGCTCCGTTCTACGGCACGCCGCTGCCGAAGCGGCTCGACCAGGTGTTGGACGCGTCATGCCCGGTGGTGGCAAGCTTCGGCCGACGCGACCCGGCGGGCATCGGCGCACCGGCGAAGTTACAGCGCATCGTCGCCGACAAGAACATCCCCGCCGACATCAAGGTCTACCCCGACGCCGGGCACAGCTTCGCCAATCAGCTACCCGGACAGGCGTTTCTGCGCATCACCGGCTTCGGCTACAACGAGGCCGCCACCGCCGACGCCTGGTCCCGGGTGTTCGCCTTCTTCGGCGAGCACCTGGCGGCTAAAGCCAACTGA
- a CDS encoding YdiU family protein → MSVAPDTTVILDNRFARDLPEMAVAWQAEPAPAPQLLALNETLAAELGLDAAWLRSADGLGLLLGTVVPDGATPVAQAYAGHQFGGFVPRLGDGRALLLGELVGPDDGLRDLHLKGSGRTPFARGGDGLAVVGPMLREYIVSESMHAMGIPTTRSLAVVATGREVQRETLLPGAVLARVASSHLRVGSFQYANLHAQAGGEDGLLRRLADHAIARHHPGAADADNPYLALYQAVISAQARLVAQWMLVGFVHGVMNTDNMTISGETIDYGPCAFMENFDPATVFSSIDHGGRYAYGNQPTVAAWNLARFAETLLPLLDDDGEQAVELATQALHDFGPQFDAAWTAGVRAKLGLPVGIDDATATALVGDALTLLQQNQLDYTSAWRTLARVARGDDDGLRGRPGFDDWLPRWLALNPDADAMDRVNPVYIPRNHLVEEALQAAADGDLDPFTHLMRALAKPFDERPGLDRYAAPAPDDFGSYRTFCGT, encoded by the coding sequence GTGAGCGTCGCCCCCGACACGACCGTCATCCTTGACAACCGCTTCGCCCGCGACCTGCCCGAGATGGCCGTCGCGTGGCAGGCCGAACCCGCGCCCGCACCGCAATTGCTGGCGCTCAACGAGACGCTCGCGGCCGAGCTCGGGCTGGACGCAGCGTGGCTGCGCAGCGCCGACGGGCTCGGCCTGTTGCTGGGCACCGTCGTCCCCGACGGAGCCACCCCCGTCGCCCAGGCCTACGCCGGACATCAATTCGGCGGCTTCGTCCCGCGCCTGGGCGACGGCCGCGCCCTGCTGCTCGGCGAACTCGTCGGCCCCGATGACGGCCTGCGCGACCTCCATCTCAAAGGATCGGGGCGCACCCCGTTCGCCCGGGGCGGCGACGGTCTGGCGGTCGTCGGACCGATGTTGCGCGAGTACATCGTCAGCGAATCCATGCACGCCATGGGCATTCCGACCACGCGATCGCTGGCCGTGGTGGCCACCGGGCGTGAGGTCCAGCGCGAGACCCTGCTGCCGGGGGCCGTGCTGGCCCGCGTCGCGAGCAGCCATCTGCGGGTGGGTAGCTTCCAGTACGCCAACTTGCACGCCCAGGCCGGCGGGGAGGACGGGCTGCTGCGGCGGCTGGCCGACCACGCCATAGCCCGCCACCATCCCGGCGCCGCAGACGCGGACAACCCGTACCTGGCGCTCTACCAGGCGGTGATCTCGGCTCAGGCCCGGCTGGTGGCACAGTGGATGCTGGTCGGATTCGTGCACGGCGTGATGAACACCGACAACATGACCATCTCCGGTGAGACCATCGACTACGGGCCGTGCGCCTTCATGGAAAACTTCGATCCCGCAACGGTATTCAGCTCGATCGACCATGGTGGCCGCTACGCCTACGGCAATCAACCCACCGTCGCCGCCTGGAACCTGGCCCGGTTCGCCGAAACCCTGCTCCCCCTGCTCGACGACGACGGTGAGCAGGCCGTCGAGCTGGCCACCCAGGCGCTGCACGATTTCGGCCCCCAGTTCGACGCGGCGTGGACGGCCGGCGTGCGGGCCAAACTCGGACTCCCCGTCGGCATCGACGACGCCACCGCAACAGCCCTCGTCGGCGACGCCCTGACGCTGCTGCAACAGAACCAGCTCGACTACACCTCGGCGTGGCGCACCCTCGCCCGGGTCGCGCGGGGTGACGACGACGGACTGCGGGGCCGGCCCGGGTTCGATGACTGGCTGCCGCGATGGCTGGCGCTGAACCCCGACGCCGACGCGATGGACCGGGTGAACCCCGTCTATATCCCCCGCAATCACCTCGTCGAAGAAGCGCTGCAGGCGGCGGCTGACGGCGACCTCGACCCGTTCACGCACCTCATGCGGGCGCTCGCGAAGCCCTTCGACGAGCGGCCCGGCCTGGACCGGTATGCCGCCCCCGCACCCGACGACTTCGGCTCCTACCGCACGTTCTGCGGAACCTGA
- a CDS encoding DUF2237 family protein produces MADRNVLGGTLEECGTDPLTGFYRDGCCSTGDADAGRHTICAVVTAEFLEHQRSIGNDLSTPAPQFRFPGLTPGDRWCVTAVNWLRAHHDGRAAPVVLAATHERTLDLVPLDVLRQYAVDVPDDLGSL; encoded by the coding sequence ATGGCCGATCGCAATGTGCTGGGCGGCACCCTCGAGGAGTGTGGCACCGACCCGCTCACCGGCTTCTACCGCGACGGGTGCTGCTCGACCGGCGACGCCGATGCGGGCCGGCACACCATCTGCGCCGTCGTCACCGCCGAGTTCCTGGAACACCAGCGCTCGATCGGCAACGACCTGTCCACCCCGGCACCACAATTCCGGTTTCCCGGTCTGACCCCCGGCGATCGCTGGTGCGTCACCGCGGTCAACTGGCTGCGGGCACACCACGACGGCCGGGCCGCACCGGTGGTGCTGGCCGCCACGCATGAACGCACCCTCGACCTCGTACCACTGGACGTGCTCCGTCAATACGCCGTCGATGTGCCCGACGACCTGGGCAGCCTCTGA
- a CDS encoding IclR family transcriptional regulator, with amino-acid sequence MSTNSVVSAFQVLETVARLQPVGLSELTRAVGLPKSTVQRCLLTLHEIGWLRPTSAQPTRWNLTYRAFSVGSRAGDHQLMRETALPYLNQLQLDTTETIHLAAPDGPELVLIERLDTPHPLRAFMPLGSRIPLHASATGIAFLAASTDDYVANYLSQHLLPQTEHTITDPDRLSETIELVRMRGYSVNEQGLNTGITAIGASILNAQREPIGSVSISGPSSRITPDKFDMFGCAVRDTAQRIHAAL; translated from the coding sequence ATGTCGACGAACAGCGTGGTGTCCGCGTTTCAGGTGCTCGAAACGGTCGCAAGGCTGCAGCCGGTGGGCCTGTCCGAGCTCACCCGCGCCGTCGGGCTACCCAAGAGCACCGTGCAGCGTTGCCTGCTCACGCTGCACGAAATCGGCTGGCTGCGGCCAACCTCGGCACAGCCCACCCGGTGGAACCTGACCTACCGCGCGTTCTCCGTCGGCAGCCGGGCCGGTGACCACCAGCTGATGCGCGAAACCGCGCTCCCCTACCTGAACCAGTTGCAGCTGGACACCACCGAGACCATCCACCTCGCCGCGCCCGACGGCCCCGAGCTGGTGCTCATCGAGCGCTTGGACACACCGCACCCCCTGCGCGCCTTCATGCCGTTGGGATCGCGAATTCCGTTGCACGCCTCCGCAACCGGAATCGCCTTCCTCGCCGCCAGCACCGACGACTATGTCGCGAACTACCTGTCGCAACACCTCCTGCCGCAGACCGAACACACGATCACCGATCCGGACCGGTTGAGCGAGACCATCGAATTGGTGCGCATGCGCGGATACTCGGTGAACGAGCAGGGGCTCAACACCGGTATCACCGCCATCGGCGCCAGCATCCTGAACGCACAGCGCGAACCCATCGGATCCGTCTCGATATCAGGACCCAGCAGCCGGATCACGCCCGACAAGTTCGACATGTTCGGCTGCGCGGTGCGCGACACCGCGCAGCGGATCCATGCGGCATTGTGA
- a CDS encoding SLC13 family permease, whose translation MTVQLLALAIFVGVFAVSAWRNAHLGVLMFAAACGVGLGLAGMPIDDIIDGFPVGILVLLVGVTYFFGIAHANGTIDRIIEVTLAKVGHRTVLLPLVFFLLTAGISAMGSPLGGLVMAPIGMMVADKRAIDPMLMALSIGTGLSAGAFAPTSLFGIVTYGTAHQAGIELSPFLLFGVALVVNLVLLAAAYVLFGGMKLLRRNSVEAQAISLPADDRLVAVGGGGRGVARGVSAGGGSGADLAPGTDRKPFTPHQIATLVAMAGLIGAVIGLSLAGVDPDIGVLAFALGAVLTLIDPASGNQAIPRIDWSTVLLVGGIITFVGVLDKLGAVDLLGEFAGHIGVPLLAALFICLVAGLVSAFASTTGMLAALVPLALPLVAAGGIPGWALMCALGVCASIVDVSPFSTVGATLVATTVDEAQRPRMTRLLMRWGLSMVVIGPVLLVGALVLPGTVF comes from the coding sequence ATGACAGTTCAGCTGCTGGCACTGGCGATCTTCGTTGGTGTCTTTGCGGTTTCGGCATGGCGCAACGCGCACCTCGGCGTGTTGATGTTCGCCGCGGCGTGCGGGGTGGGGCTCGGATTGGCGGGCATGCCGATCGACGACATCATCGACGGCTTCCCCGTCGGCATCCTGGTCCTGCTGGTCGGGGTGACGTACTTCTTCGGCATCGCTCATGCCAACGGCACCATCGACCGGATCATCGAAGTCACCCTGGCAAAGGTCGGTCACCGGACGGTGCTGCTGCCCCTGGTGTTCTTCCTGTTGACCGCCGGTATCTCGGCGATGGGCTCGCCACTGGGCGGCCTGGTGATGGCGCCGATCGGCATGATGGTGGCCGACAAACGCGCGATCGATCCCATGCTGATGGCGCTCTCGATCGGCACGGGTCTGAGCGCCGGGGCGTTCGCGCCCACCAGCCTGTTCGGCATCGTCACCTACGGCACCGCGCACCAGGCCGGCATCGAGCTCAGCCCGTTCCTGCTCTTCGGCGTGGCGCTCGTGGTCAACCTGGTGCTGCTGGCGGCCGCATATGTGCTGTTCGGCGGGATGAAACTGCTGCGTCGGAATTCGGTTGAAGCGCAAGCTATTTCCCTGCCCGCCGACGATCGGCTGGTGGCCGTCGGCGGCGGCGGGCGCGGTGTCGCGCGTGGTGTGTCCGCCGGCGGCGGGTCGGGCGCGGACCTGGCACCGGGTACGGACCGAAAGCCGTTCACACCGCATCAGATCGCCACCTTGGTGGCCATGGCCGGCCTGATCGGGGCGGTGATCGGCCTGTCGCTGGCGGGTGTCGACCCCGACATCGGCGTGTTGGCGTTCGCGCTCGGCGCGGTGCTGACCCTCATCGACCCGGCTTCGGGCAACCAGGCGATTCCCCGAATCGACTGGTCGACCGTGCTGTTGGTCGGCGGCATCATCACCTTCGTCGGCGTGCTCGACAAGCTGGGCGCGGTCGATCTGCTCGGAGAGTTCGCCGGTCACATCGGGGTACCGCTGCTGGCCGCGCTGTTCATCTGCCTTGTCGCAGGGCTTGTTTCGGCCTTTGCCTCGACGACGGGAATGCTGGCGGCGCTGGTGCCGCTCGCGCTTCCACTGGTCGCGGCGGGCGGCATCCCCGGATGGGCGCTGATGTGCGCGCTCGGCGTGTGCGCGTCCATCGTCGACGTATCGCCGTTCTCCACCGTCGGCGCGACACTGGTCGCCACCACCGTCGACGAAGCGCAGCGGCCCCGGATGACCCGTCTGCTGATGCGCTGGGGGCTGTCGATGGTGGTCATCGGGCCCGTCCTGCTCGTCGGCGCCCTGGTCCTTCCCGGCACGGTGTTCTGA
- a CDS encoding acyl-CoA synthetase, protein MLLTSLDPAGADSVDTAAAITVGDRRMSRAELFEAASALAGALPDGGPVAVFAQPTLDTVVAVVGCLLAGVPVVPIAPDSGPAELRHMLTDAHVTCWAGPPHPESDLPAIPVAAPGRRPGGLHGAPSPDAVAMILYTSGTTGAPKGVNLTHRALAAGIDAVAEAWQWTREDTVAHGLPLFHLHGLMLGVLASLRVGSRVVHTVKPRPERYAAAAGTMYFGVPTVWSRIAADATSARALRGARLLVSGSAPLVTPVFHRIAELTGCTPIERYGMSETMITLSTRADGERRPGSVGQPVLGVETRLRTEDGQTVPDDGASIGRLQVRGPMLFAGYLNRPEATAAAWTEDGWFMTGDVATRDASGFHRIVGRESVDLIKSGGYRIGAGEVETALLGHPAVREAAVVGQPDADLGQRLVAYVVTDEQNRGQLADALIDFVAQTLSQHKRPREVVFLGELPRNAMGKVQKKLLTG, encoded by the coding sequence ATGCTTTTGACGTCCCTTGACCCTGCCGGTGCCGACTCGGTCGACACCGCCGCCGCGATAACGGTGGGCGATCGGCGCATGTCGCGGGCGGAGCTGTTCGAGGCGGCGAGCGCACTTGCCGGCGCATTGCCGGACGGCGGACCGGTCGCCGTGTTCGCCCAGCCGACGCTCGACACCGTCGTCGCCGTGGTCGGCTGCCTGCTCGCCGGTGTCCCGGTGGTGCCCATCGCACCCGACTCCGGTCCGGCCGAGCTGCGGCACATGCTCACCGACGCTCACGTCACTTGCTGGGCCGGGCCGCCGCATCCTGAGTCGGATCTGCCCGCGATACCCGTTGCCGCCCCGGGCCGCCGGCCGGGCGGACTGCATGGCGCGCCGTCACCCGACGCCGTGGCGATGATCCTGTACACCTCGGGAACGACCGGAGCCCCCAAGGGGGTCAACCTGACTCACCGGGCGCTGGCGGCGGGGATCGACGCCGTGGCCGAGGCCTGGCAATGGACGCGCGAGGACACCGTGGCCCACGGTCTGCCGTTGTTCCACCTGCACGGGCTGATGCTCGGCGTGCTCGCCTCGCTGCGTGTCGGCTCCCGCGTGGTGCACACCGTGAAACCGCGGCCGGAGCGCTATGCCGCCGCGGCGGGCACGATGTACTTCGGAGTCCCGACGGTGTGGTCGCGCATCGCCGCGGATGCGACGTCGGCACGGGCGTTGCGCGGCGCCCGGTTGCTGGTGTCGGGTAGCGCGCCGTTGGTCACCCCGGTTTTCCACCGCATCGCCGAACTCACCGGCTGCACCCCGATCGAGCGGTACGGCATGAGCGAAACCATGATCACGTTGTCCACCCGGGCCGACGGGGAGCGCCGGCCGGGGTCGGTCGGTCAACCGGTCCTCGGGGTCGAGACCCGGTTGCGCACCGAGGACGGCCAGACCGTGCCCGACGACGGCGCCAGCATCGGACGGCTCCAGGTTCGCGGCCCGATGCTGTTCGCCGGCTATCTCAATCGACCGGAGGCCACGGCGGCCGCATGGACCGAGGACGGCTGGTTCATGACCGGCGACGTCGCCACCCGCGACGCGTCTGGTTTCCACCGCATCGTCGGTCGGGAATCGGTGGATCTGATCAAGTCGGGCGGCTACCGAATCGGAGCCGGCGAGGTCGAAACCGCTCTGCTCGGCCATCCGGCGGTGCGCGAGGCCGCCGTCGTCGGGCAACCTGATGCCGACTTGGGGCAACGACTCGTGGCGTATGTGGTCACCGACGAACAGAACCGGGGGCAGCTCGCCGATGCGCTCATCGACTTCGTGGCGCAGACACTGTCACAGCACAAGCGGCCGCGTGAGGTCGTGTTCCTGGGTGAGCTGCCGCGAAACGCCATGGGCAAGGTGCAGAAGAAGCTGCTGACCGGCTGA
- a CDS encoding LLM class flavin-dependent oxidoreductase — protein MSLATPTATPAGGERESTALKFGVMLYPDGALLDLPRQFRWLEDLGFDQVVVPDHSADLRDRTRPWFDGWSILPLAATATERIRIGTLVSNPILRPPATLARQALTVDHLSGGRLDLGIGAGLFDWDHHAVGEEPWSPKERAGRFADYVAILDGILRGRGEPFTHAGKWLQARDVATVPGSVQRPRPTLMTGGQSPTVLRVTAERADVWNTIGPMIDDGDEILAVTARQNAKLDELCLAAGRDPKSLRRSFTPFGPFDFWHRNVSLEEIVERFSAIGMTEFVFELPPQDRMSEFEHLATEVIPSLRRSVG, from the coding sequence ATGTCGCTCGCCACGCCTACTGCCACCCCAGCGGGAGGCGAACGCGAATCCACCGCACTGAAGTTCGGGGTCATGCTCTATCCCGACGGAGCTCTGCTCGATCTTCCGCGCCAGTTCCGGTGGCTGGAGGACCTGGGCTTCGATCAGGTCGTGGTCCCGGACCACAGCGCTGATCTGCGCGACCGCACCAGGCCGTGGTTCGACGGCTGGAGCATCCTTCCGTTGGCCGCGACCGCGACCGAACGCATCCGGATCGGCACGCTGGTCAGCAATCCGATCTTGCGCCCGCCCGCCACGCTGGCGCGTCAGGCCCTGACCGTGGACCATCTTTCCGGCGGACGACTGGATCTGGGCATCGGGGCGGGGCTGTTCGACTGGGACCATCATGCCGTCGGCGAAGAGCCGTGGTCGCCGAAGGAGCGTGCGGGCCGCTTCGCCGACTATGTCGCGATCCTCGACGGCATTCTGCGCGGGCGCGGCGAGCCGTTCACCCATGCCGGAAAGTGGTTGCAGGCGCGCGATGTGGCGACCGTACCCGGCTCGGTGCAGCGCCCGCGTCCCACGCTGATGACCGGTGGACAGTCGCCCACGGTACTGCGGGTGACCGCCGAGCGCGCCGACGTCTGGAACACCATCGGCCCGATGATTGACGACGGCGATGAGATCCTGGCGGTCACCGCTCGGCAGAACGCGAAGCTCGATGAGCTCTGCCTGGCGGCCGGACGTGATCCAAAGTCGTTGCGGCGCTCGTTCACACCGTTCGGACCATTTGATTTCTGGCACAGGAATGTATCGCTCGAGGAGATCGTCGAGCGGTTCAGCGCCATCGGCATGACGGAGTTCGTGTTCGAGCTGCCGCCGCAGGACCGCATGAGCGAGTTCGAACACCTTGCCACGGAGGTGATTCCAAGCCTGCGCCGCTCGGTCGGCTGA